A section of the Methanosarcina mazei S-6 genome encodes:
- a CDS encoding response regulator, producing MKVLLVDDDPVFLELSKTFLEVFHDINSDTVESAGKALEKLDERSYDVVVSDYDMPCVDGISFLKIIRDKKIDIPFILFTGVGKEEIMSQAIENGADSFVQKRGDPKAQYSELSQQICKIVNNRSDVKIIN from the coding sequence ATGAAAGTATTGCTTGTAGACGACGATCCAGTATTCCTGGAGCTATCAAAGACCTTCCTGGAAGTGTTCCATGATATAAATTCTGATACCGTAGAATCTGCAGGGAAGGCTCTGGAAAAGTTAGACGAACGTTCCTATGACGTGGTAGTTTCTGATTATGACATGCCCTGTGTGGACGGCATCTCATTCCTGAAAATTATCCGCGACAAAAAAATCGATATTCCTTTTATCCTGTTTACCGGAGTTGGCAAAGAAGAAATCATGAGCCAGGCAATCGAAAACGGCGCCGATTCCTTTGTCCAGAAAAGGGGAGACCCCAAGGCTCAGTACTCCGAACTTTCCCAGCAGATCTGTAAGATCGTTAATAACAGGTCCGATGTTAAGATTATAAATTAA
- a CDS encoding aldehyde dehydrogenase family protein yields the protein MIREYKLLIGGESVDSSTGETFDDINPATLENLATLQVAGIEDVDRAVEAAEAGFRVWSEVPAPGRAEVLFRAARIMQERKEGLARLMTEEMGKVLPETRGDVQEAIDITIYAAGEGRRMFGETTTSELRDKFCMTVLRPVGVVGMITPWNFPIAIPSWKIMPALIAGNAIVFKPASDTPLLTIKLVEILMEAGLPPGVINIVPGPGGSTGKAIVQHPRIRAISFTGSLDTGKWIMEECAKSMKRVSLELGGKNPVIVMDDANLELALEGVVWGAFGTTGQRCTATSRLILHEKIKDEFIKRLLAKTKSLRVGNGLLPETDVGPVINKAQLEKIEKYVRIGKEEGAAILVGGNRIDPGLPGYFFEPTIFTDVSPEMRIAQEEIFGPVLSIITVSDFDEAIEVANNIKYGLSSAIYTENVRTAFRAIEKLEAGITYVNAPTIGAEVHLPFGGIKGTGNGFREAGTEAIKEFTEVKAVYIDYSGRLQKAQIDTE from the coding sequence GTGATTCGGGAGTATAAGTTACTGATAGGTGGGGAGTCGGTAGACTCATCAACCGGAGAAACTTTTGATGACATCAATCCGGCTACTCTTGAAAACCTTGCCACGTTACAGGTCGCAGGAATCGAAGATGTGGACCGGGCAGTTGAGGCTGCAGAGGCAGGGTTCAGGGTATGGAGTGAAGTTCCGGCTCCTGGAAGGGCTGAGGTCCTTTTCAGGGCAGCGCGCATAATGCAGGAGAGAAAAGAAGGCCTTGCCAGACTCATGACAGAAGAGATGGGAAAGGTCCTGCCCGAGACCAGGGGTGATGTACAGGAAGCAATAGACATTACCATTTACGCTGCAGGGGAAGGCAGAAGGATGTTTGGGGAAACAACGACCTCAGAACTCAGGGACAAGTTCTGCATGACCGTGCTAAGGCCTGTAGGAGTTGTGGGCATGATAACACCCTGGAACTTTCCTATTGCGATTCCCAGCTGGAAGATCATGCCAGCCCTTATTGCAGGGAATGCGATCGTGTTCAAGCCTGCAAGCGATACGCCCCTGCTTACCATAAAACTTGTAGAAATCCTGATGGAGGCGGGCCTGCCTCCAGGAGTCATAAACATCGTTCCCGGACCTGGAGGAAGTACCGGAAAAGCAATAGTCCAGCACCCCCGAATAAGAGCAATTTCATTTACAGGGAGCCTTGATACCGGGAAATGGATCATGGAAGAGTGTGCAAAATCCATGAAGCGGGTCTCTTTAGAGCTGGGTGGAAAAAATCCTGTTATTGTAATGGATGATGCAAACCTTGAGCTTGCCCTTGAAGGCGTGGTCTGGGGAGCTTTCGGGACAACAGGCCAGCGCTGTACAGCTACGAGCAGGCTGATCCTTCACGAAAAAATAAAGGATGAATTCATAAAAAGGCTGCTCGCAAAAACAAAGTCTCTCAGGGTGGGAAACGGGCTCCTGCCTGAAACGGACGTGGGGCCTGTAATTAATAAAGCCCAGCTTGAGAAAATAGAAAAGTACGTCAGGATAGGAAAGGAAGAAGGTGCAGCTATCCTGGTTGGAGGGAACAGGATAGATCCGGGTCTTCCCGGTTATTTCTTCGAACCGACCATATTTACGGATGTCAGTCCTGAAATGAGGATTGCACAGGAAGAAATCTTCGGGCCCGTGCTAAGCATAATCACTGTTTCGGATTTTGACGAGGCTATTGAGGTTGCAAATAACATCAAGTACGGTCTCTCATCTGCGATTTATACTGAAAATGTTAGAACCGCTTTCAGGGCAATTGAAAAACTGGAAGCAGGAATCACATATGTTAATGCCCCTACTATAGGTGCCGAAGTCCATCTTCCTTTCGGGGGCATAAAAGGAACCGGGAACGGTTTCAGGGAAGCTGGAACAGAGGCGATTAAAGAATTCACCGAGGTAAAAGCCGTATATATAGACTACAGCGGCAGGCTGCAAAAAGCCCAGATAGATACAGAATAA
- a CDS encoding aminotransferase class III-fold pyridoxal phosphate-dependent enzyme, which yields MNQRTPEELEKWKNTGKTERPEDSMKELETEFNFFEQEVGLLDTVGPKAREIIGQDCSMVSACVSRPYPLVVDRAKGSVVRDIDGKEYIDFVAGIAVMNAGYSNPEVQAAISAQLEKMVHCGYGDFFAEPPLKLAKKLRDLSGYSKVFYCNSGAESIEAAMKLSLWKTKRQNFISFYNAFHGRTLGALSLTCSKVRHKEHFPTIRTVHTDYAYCYRCPLNLDYPSCGIECAKQIENLVFRRELSPEDTAAVFVEPIQGEGGYIVPPVEFHKEVRRICTDNDVLLVADEVQTGCFRTGPFLAMENFEVRADITCLAKALGSGLPIGAMLADNELMDWPPGVHSNTFGGNLLSSAAALASLEFLEKENTENHVREMGAHIRHRLRELQENFPCIGDVRGLGLMTGVEIVKPDKSIDPVRRDKIIREAFKDGVLLLPCGDSVIRFSPPLVMTDEEADLGLDKFEKALKKAVR from the coding sequence TTGAATCAAAGGACTCCGGAAGAGCTTGAAAAATGGAAGAATACCGGCAAAACGGAAAGACCGGAAGACTCAATGAAAGAACTGGAAACAGAATTCAATTTTTTTGAACAGGAAGTCGGGCTGCTCGATACTGTCGGCCCGAAAGCCAGGGAGATAATAGGGCAGGACTGCAGCATGGTGTCTGCATGTGTGTCCCGCCCATATCCTCTGGTTGTTGACAGGGCGAAAGGTTCCGTAGTCAGGGATATTGACGGAAAAGAGTACATAGATTTTGTTGCAGGGATTGCTGTCATGAACGCGGGCTACTCAAACCCCGAGGTCCAAGCTGCAATTTCCGCACAGCTTGAAAAAATGGTCCACTGCGGATACGGGGACTTTTTTGCCGAGCCCCCCCTGAAACTTGCAAAAAAGCTGAGGGATCTTTCTGGCTACTCAAAAGTCTTTTACTGCAACAGCGGAGCTGAGTCTATAGAGGCTGCAATGAAACTTTCCCTCTGGAAAACAAAGCGCCAGAACTTTATCTCTTTTTACAATGCTTTTCACGGCCGGACACTCGGAGCCCTCTCCCTTACATGCTCTAAAGTCAGGCACAAAGAGCATTTCCCTACCATCCGTACCGTACACACTGACTATGCCTACTGCTACCGCTGTCCTCTGAACCTCGATTATCCTTCCTGCGGGATCGAATGTGCAAAGCAGATTGAAAACCTGGTTTTTCGGAGAGAGCTAAGCCCGGAAGACACTGCCGCAGTCTTTGTTGAACCGATCCAGGGAGAAGGAGGATATATAGTCCCTCCTGTAGAGTTTCATAAGGAGGTAAGGAGGATCTGTACGGATAACGATGTTCTTCTCGTGGCTGACGAAGTCCAGACGGGCTGTTTCAGGACAGGTCCTTTCCTTGCCATGGAAAATTTTGAGGTAAGGGCTGACATTACCTGCCTTGCAAAAGCCCTGGGTTCAGGTCTTCCCATAGGCGCAATGCTTGCAGACAATGAGCTCATGGACTGGCCTCCCGGAGTCCACTCAAATACCTTCGGAGGAAATCTCCTTTCCTCAGCCGCAGCCCTTGCTTCCCTTGAATTCCTGGAAAAAGAGAACACAGAAAACCATGTCCGGGAAATGGGCGCTCATATCCGGCACCGCCTCAGGGAGCTTCAGGAAAATTTCCCCTGCATAGGAGATGTCAGGGGTCTCGGACTCATGACAGGCGTGGAAATCGTAAAACCGGATAAATCCATAGACCCTGTCAGGAGGGATAAAATAATCAGGGAGGCTTTTAAGGATGGAGTCCTGCTCCTTCCCTGCGGAGACTCCGTAATCCGTTTCTCTCCTCCCCTTGTTATGACTGACGAAGAAGCCGACCTCGGGCTCGATAAATTTGAAAAGGCACTGAAAAAAGCGGTGAGATGA
- a CDS encoding ankyrin repeat domain-containing protein — MNTVFFYLQVSIKNLHDSIKNLRVSIKNLYVSIKGAGITAFLQTVKYERFEEKILMDFISNLFGRDKNQSFLEASKQGQTENVEKLLRSNKVDVNYQDAYGKTALISAADKGYRDVIGLLIESGPNLDLQDENGNTALISAAKIERGDIIDLLVKNGADLNFQDENGETALKFAVKVGYKNIADQLIDAGTDLNIQDENGETALICAADRAHRDIAELLIKAGADLNIQDNSGKTALVAATKIGHKGIVELLVNAGADLNLQDKNGNTALIYAADRGYRDIVNLLIEGGASLNIPDEAGLTALMFSAQTGRKDIVELLIKAGADINIEDKNNKTAADLAAEVGFEEIVDLFTSARTYSGS; from the coding sequence ATGAATACGGTATTCTTTTACTTACAGGTTTCAATTAAAAATTTACATGATTCAATTAAAAATTTACGTGTTTCAATTAAAAATTTATATGTTTCAATTAAAGGCGCAGGGATAACTGCATTCCTGCAGACGGTAAAATATGAGAGGTTTGAGGAGAAAATACTGATGGATTTTATATCTAATTTATTTGGCAGAGATAAAAATCAGAGCTTTTTAGAGGCTTCCAAACAGGGGCAGACAGAAAACGTGGAGAAACTTTTGAGAAGCAATAAAGTTGACGTTAATTATCAGGATGCGTACGGCAAGACTGCTCTGATTTCTGCAGCTGATAAGGGATACAGGGATGTCATAGGACTGCTTATTGAAAGCGGTCCCAATCTTGATCTTCAGGACGAAAACGGCAATACCGCTTTAATCTCTGCAGCTAAAATAGAACGGGGTGACATTATTGATTTGCTCGTCAAAAATGGAGCTGACCTCAATTTTCAGGACGAAAACGGCGAAACTGCTCTGAAATTTGCGGTAAAAGTAGGGTACAAGAATATTGCTGATCAGCTTATTGATGCAGGTACCGATCTTAATATCCAGGACGAAAACGGTGAAACGGCTCTGATTTGTGCTGCAGATAGAGCGCACAGGGACATTGCCGAACTGCTCATTAAAGCCGGTGCTGACCTGAATATTCAGGACAACAGCGGTAAAACAGCTCTGGTTGCTGCAACAAAAATCGGACATAAAGGTATTGTTGAACTGCTTGTCAATGCAGGCGCCGACCTCAACCTCCAGGATAAAAACGGAAATACTGCCCTGATTTATGCAGCAGATAGGGGGTACAGGGATATTGTAAATCTGCTTATTGAAGGCGGTGCCAGCCTCAATATTCCGGACGAAGCCGGGCTTACAGCTTTGATGTTTTCGGCACAGACAGGGCGCAAGGACATCGTTGAGCTTCTCATCAAAGCAGGCGCGGATATTAATATTGAGGACAAAAATAACAAAACTGCTGCGGACCTAGCGGCAGAGGTAGGTTTTGAAGAAATCGTTGATTTGTTTACCAGCGCCCGTACATATTCCGGTTCCTGA
- a CDS encoding tetratricopeptide repeat protein, with the protein MAKMANSLRDFDRLAEENSKKARIFFQMGSYEEALAAYWEAEKAWKKMADILFEKGKEDRGKEFCEKAQEARSFCGMSLFKLERYQEALDIIDSFLEIKPDSPIEWSNRGFVLSALGRNEEALESFEKALSLDPGSPKILTSKGIVYAKMGLPEKALETFDRALETEPRQASDWACKLPRFSFFSRNKAPIMRPDNAETWYWKGNVFLELGEKEKALEACKMALESDPDHLNSLLAGGDLLCEFSEYGEAFKCYVHALKLSPGNEAAMKGKEFCEMKING; encoded by the coding sequence ATGGCAAAAATGGCGAACTCGCTCAGAGACTTTGATAGACTGGCAGAGGAGAACTCTAAGAAAGCCAGGATTTTTTTCCAGATGGGAAGCTATGAAGAAGCTCTTGCTGCTTATTGGGAGGCGGAAAAAGCATGGAAAAAAATGGCAGATATTCTTTTTGAAAAAGGAAAGGAGGACAGAGGAAAGGAATTTTGCGAAAAGGCACAGGAAGCCAGGTCCTTTTGCGGAATGTCTCTTTTTAAGCTCGAAAGGTATCAGGAGGCTCTGGACATCATTGATTCCTTTCTTGAAATTAAACCTGACAGCCCCATAGAATGGTCAAACAGAGGTTTTGTGCTCTCTGCCCTGGGCAGGAATGAAGAAGCCCTGGAGTCTTTTGAAAAGGCTCTCTCTCTTGATCCCGGATCTCCTAAAATCCTGACAAGTAAAGGAATAGTTTATGCAAAGATGGGTCTTCCAGAAAAAGCCCTGGAGACCTTCGACAGAGCCCTGGAAACCGAACCCAGACAGGCTTCGGATTGGGCATGCAAACTTCCAAGGTTTAGTTTCTTCTCCAGAAATAAAGCCCCCATTATGAGACCTGACAATGCTGAGACCTGGTACTGGAAAGGAAACGTGTTTCTGGAACTGGGGGAAAAGGAAAAAGCCCTTGAAGCCTGTAAAATGGCTCTTGAAAGCGACCCTGACCACCTGAATTCCCTTCTCGCCGGAGGAGACCTTCTCTGTGAATTTTCCGAATACGGAGAGGCTTTCAAGTGCTATGTACATGCCCTGAAACTCAGCCCTGGAAATGAAGCTGCCATGAAAGGAAAAGAGTTTTGTGAAATGAAAATTAACGGGTAA
- a CDS encoding NosD domain-containing protein, which translates to MDDGSGADFRSIQEAVNNSVPGDTIIVMPGIYTENVLVNITGLTIKSESNNGDAQVKPLNESVSTFLITANSTTISGLNITGASKMNHKNAIFAYSKRNNVTGNTIENGSIFLGSYMPSNLKIIFHGDMNNVTGNIIENGSIFLGSEISGNLIAENKISNGEGVHISCCGGNNTVSGNTISNCSTGISEGDQGADIRNNRITDCDCGIWLSMSSSGIENNTILNCDVGIILGDACTVDIINNTITSCTECGIFNRGNYDRRRIYNNYFNNSLNVKFGPGEGGNIWNSSLASGSNIADGPYIGGNFWAKPDGTGFSQICVDLDRNGIGDLPYNIYENEFDYLPLVSMSSLQNSVTPTANFTASVTNGPAPLVVKFSDLSKNAVLWNWDFDNDGISDSTEQNPVHVYRAQGNYTVNLTASNGFNTNSKLANISVEKRVSSTWPFIYIIGGTVSVIDTATGLVITKVKVGRSMPEGVAVTPDGKKAYVPDRWGVNVSVVDTATNTVIDTVKVGSDPYGVAISPDGKKVYVANSGSNNISIINTDANTVTATVPVGISPTGVAVAPDGSKVYVANSGSYPSYEGTVSVIDTATSMVTATVHVGNHPSRVAVTPDGKKVYVANWGHYVSVVDTATNTVTATVDVDNSPDEIVVNPTGTKVYVAGMKKGYAAGTDDGFVSAIGTSNNTIIATMYIVGGSPIGLAVTPDGKTVYVANSNISGNSTLSVIDTSNDTVSATVNIETPGGLAIIPDPESVFPVANFSSNVSEGFTPLSVQFTDSSENTTGWNWNFGDGAASKEQNPAHTYLSPGNYTACLIVNNPDGTDSKFTTITVLESSSGDDSQSSGGSSKGGSSGG; encoded by the coding sequence GTGGATGATGGTTCTGGAGCTGATTTCAGATCAATTCAGGAAGCTGTGAATAATTCTGTACCAGGGGACACAATAATCGTGATGCCTGGAATTTATACTGAAAACGTTCTTGTCAATATAACCGGGCTAACTATCAAGTCAGAATCAAACAATGGTGATGCGCAGGTAAAACCGCTAAATGAAAGTGTAAGTACCTTTCTGATAACAGCTAATAGCACAACGATCAGTGGTTTAAATATAACAGGAGCCAGTAAGATGAATCATAAAAATGCAATCTTTGCTTATAGCAAGAGGAATAATGTAACAGGTAATACTATTGAAAACGGTTCTATTTTTCTGGGATCCTACATGCCAAGCAATTTAAAAATCATCTTTCATGGCGATATGAATAATGTGACAGGTAATATCATTGAAAACGGTTCTATTTTTCTGGGATCCGAGATTTCAGGCAATCTAATAGCCGAAAATAAAATTTCTAACGGCGAAGGTGTGCATATTTCCTGCTGTGGAGGAAATAATACAGTATCAGGTAATACGATCTCAAATTGTTCCACTGGCATCTCCGAAGGGGATCAGGGAGCAGATATTCGTAATAACAGGATTACTGACTGCGATTGTGGGATTTGGCTTTCGATGTCAAGTTCAGGAATTGAAAATAATACAATATTAAACTGTGATGTAGGGATTATTTTAGGTGACGCTTGTACTGTTGACATAATCAACAATACAATAACATCCTGTACAGAATGTGGGATTTTTAATAGGGGAAATTATGACCGTAGAAGAATCTACAATAATTATTTTAACAATAGTCTAAACGTAAAGTTTGGACCTGGCGAAGGGGGAAATATCTGGAACAGTTCACTTGCTTCAGGCAGTAACATTGCCGATGGCCCTTACATTGGAGGAAACTTCTGGGCAAAGCCAGATGGGACCGGATTCTCCCAGATCTGCGTGGATCTGGATAGGAATGGGATCGGAGACCTGCCTTATAATATCTATGAGAATGAATTTGACTATTTGCCTCTTGTATCTATGTCCAGTCTGCAAAATTCAGTTACTCCAACTGCTAACTTTACAGCCAGCGTCACTAATGGTCCTGCACCCCTTGTTGTCAAGTTTTCAGACCTTTCGAAAAACGCAGTTTTGTGGAACTGGGACTTTGATAATGATGGTATATCAGATTCCACAGAACAAAATCCTGTACATGTGTACAGAGCTCAAGGAAATTATACAGTTAATTTGACAGCTAGCAATGGATTCAATACTAATTCCAAACTTGCAAACATAAGCGTTGAAAAAAGGGTTTCATCCACGTGGCCGTTTATATACATTATAGGTGGAACTGTCTCTGTAATTGACACAGCCACAGGATTAGTTATAACCAAAGTAAAAGTAGGACGTTCAATGCCTGAAGGAGTTGCAGTCACGCCAGATGGAAAAAAGGCATATGTACCTGACCGTTGGGGTGTTAATGTATCCGTAGTTGATACTGCAACAAATACTGTTATAGACACTGTGAAAGTAGGATCTGATCCCTATGGAGTTGCAATCAGTCCTGATGGAAAAAAGGTATATGTGGCTAACAGTGGCAGCAATAATATTTCTATAATTAACACCGACGCAAACACTGTTACAGCTACTGTGCCTGTTGGAATTAGCCCTACTGGAGTTGCTGTCGCACCGGATGGATCAAAGGTGTATGTGGCGAATTCAGGCAGTTATCCAAGCTACGAGGGTACTGTTTCTGTAATTGATACAGCTACTAGCATGGTCACAGCTACGGTACATGTAGGAAATCATCCTTCTAGAGTTGCAGTAACCCCGGATGGAAAAAAGGTATATGTGGCAAACTGGGGTCATTATGTCTCTGTAGTTGATACAGCTACAAATACTGTTACAGCTACGGTGGATGTAGATAATTCTCCTGATGAAATTGTTGTCAATCCTACAGGAACAAAGGTATATGTGGCAGGAATGAAGAAGGGATATGCTGCTGGCACAGACGATGGTTTCGTCTCTGCAATTGGTACCTCAAACAATACTATTATAGCTACAATGTATATTGTAGGAGGCAGTCCTATAGGACTTGCAGTAACCCCAGATGGAAAAACGGTGTATGTGGCAAACAGCAACATTTCTGGTAACAGTACTCTCTCTGTAATTGACACCTCAAACGATACTGTCTCAGCAACAGTGAATATCGAGACTCCTGGGGGACTTGCAATCATCCCGGATCCGGAATCAGTATTTCCGGTAGCTAATTTCAGCAGCAATGTCAGTGAGGGTTTTACACCTCTCTCAGTTCAGTTTACCGACAGCTCCGAAAACACAACGGGGTGGAACTGGAACTTTGGTGATGGAGCTGCTTCAAAAGAACAGAATCCAGCTCACACTTATTTATCACCAGGAAACTATACAGCTTGTCTGATAGTAAACAACCCGGATGGTACAGATTCGAAGTTTACTACAATAACTGTGCTGGAAAGTAGTTCTGGCGATGATAGTCAGTCCAGTGGAGGAAGCAGCAAGGGCGGCAGCAGCGGTGGTTGA